The Opitutaceae bacterium nucleotide sequence GATCCGATGTGGAGGTTGTTGAGAGCGGGGATGGTCTGGTGCTCCGTCCGATTGTGTCGAAGACTTATCGGTTGAGCGATCTGCTTGCGGCCGTGAATGAGGACAATCGGCACGATGAGTATCAGACGGGTCCTGCCAAAGGTGGGGAAGTCTGGTGAGTGGATTCGTGCCAGCTCCGG carries:
- a CDS encoding AbrB/MazE/SpoVT family DNA-binding domain-containing protein encodes the protein MKTKVARWGNSLALRLPKKMAVSQGLSEGSDVEVVESGDGLVLRPIVSKTYRLSDLLAAVNEDNRHDEYQTGPAKGGEVW